The Acidobacteriota bacterium genome contains the following window.
GCCAAGTTATGTATACGTCCTCGAGTATCTGCACACTGCGTCGGACGACAGGCGGGAATGGACACCCCGGGTCAGGAGATTGTCGCCAGACGGCACCGTGGTGGTGTTGGCGACCGTCGAGCGACCTCGTTCCACAGGACCATCGAGAATGAAATAACTCGCGAAGCGGGTGGCGGCCTAGAGCCACGGGTGAGTCCTCGAACCCGTGGATTCACGCGAACGCATGACCAACCCGCGAAGCGGGTGGCGGCCTAAAGCCACGGGTGAGTCCGCGAACCCGTGAATTCACACGAAGGCATGACTAACCCGCAAAGCGGGTGGCGGCCCATCCCGTTAAAGCTAAGACGACATGGGCTGTGAGATGCAATCCCGTTGGGATTGCCCTTAACAAAAACATTCATCCATTACGCCGCGACTGCAACCTTCGCAGGCGACTTGCCTGAAGAGTCCTCTCTCGGCTTGAGCGAATACCCCAGCTTCAGCCCGAAGATGAACAGCACAAACACGATTGCCCCGATCGCGAACAACGTGTCGCCCGGCACTCGAAGCCACCGAAGCGTCGCCATCAGCGGCGTTCCCATAAACTCCGGGCTCCTCGCATACCAATAGCTCTGGTTTACCGAGGCCCACGTTTGCAACAACCCGACCGGCAGCAGGCTCAACAGGATCATCAGCGCCAGCCCGATGTTCATCGACCAGAAAGAAAACTTCAGCAGCCCTTCCTTCCATTCGCGGTCGGCCATCAAAGCCCGCATGCACATCAGCGTCAAGCCCAGCCCCAGCATCCCGTACACGCCGAACAGCGCCCCGTGCGCGTGCACCGGCGTCGTGTTGAGTCCCTGCATATAGTAGAGCGCGATCGGCGGGTTGATCATGAACCCGAACAACCCCGCGCCGACCAGATTCCAAAACGCGACCGCGATGAAGAAATAGACCGGCCACTTGTACTTCGCCACCCACGGCGCAGAGCGCGAAAGCCGCAGGTCCTTCATCGCTTGATATCCGATCAACACCAGCGGGACAACCTCGAGCGCGCTGAAAGTCGCGCCCCACGCAATCGCCGCTGTGGGCGTGCCTGAAAAGTAGAGGTGATGATTCGTGCCGATGATCCCGCCCGCAAGGTAGATCGTCGCGGCGATCAACGAAGCCTCAGCGGCGAGCTTCGCGCGGATCAATTTCAATCTCGCAAACAGAAACGCGATCACCGTCGTGGCAAAGACCTCGAAGAAGCCTTCGACCCAGAGATGCACAACCCACCATCGCCAATATTCAACCACGCTTATGTGGGTGTTCCTGCCGTACATCAGCCCCGCGCCATAGAACAGCGCTATCGCGCCAGCCGAAAGGGTGAAGACCAGCACGAGTTGCCTGTGCTCTCCTTTTTCTTTAAGCGCGGGCGCGATCACGCGGAGCATCAGAAACAACCACAACAGGAGACCGATGAAGAGTCCCGCTTGCCATACTCGACCAAGATCGATGTACTCCCAGCCCTGATGACCCCAGTAAAAAGAGTTCGCTTCACTCAGACGATTGTGTACGCTCAGGTATTCGCCGGCCAGCGAACCTGCCACGATAATGAGCAGCGCTACGAACAGCAGATTCACCCCGAGGCGCTGCCCCTTC
Protein-coding sequences here:
- a CDS encoding nitric-oxide reductase large subunit; this encodes MKRLWTGLILVTIFGFVVLGWVGTRIYTEKPPIPDRVVTPDGQQIIGSGEISEGQSVWQAMGGMEVGSIWGHGSYVAPDWTADWLHRECEFMLNEWSTSQLGTPYDSAMPEQQAALRERLKQLIRTNKFDASTNTLTIDPARAKAFEANQTYYADIFSNGNTGYAIPQGAQTDSKKLRELSSFFFWTAWAAAANRPNDTISYTSNWPHEPLVGNVATGDAVVWTGVSIMMLLASIGAFVWYYAAQPPTEPMEAAPATDPILGWKATPSQKATLKFFVVVAALFLIQILTGAVTAHYGVEGDGLYGIPLSRWLPYSITRTWHLQIGLFWIATSWLAAGLFIGPLVSGKEPKGQRLGVNLLFVALLIIVAGSLAGEYLSVHNRLSEANSFYWGHQGWEYIDLGRVWQAGLFIGLLLWLFLMLRVIAPALKEKGEHRQLVLVFTLSAGAIALFYGAGLMYGRNTHISVVEYWRWWVVHLWVEGFFEVFATTVIAFLFARLKLIRAKLAAEASLIAATIYLAGGIIGTNHHLYFSGTPTAAIAWGATFSALEVVPLVLIGYQAMKDLRLSRSAPWVAKYKWPVYFFIAVAFWNLVGAGLFGFMINPPIALYYMQGLNTTPVHAHGALFGVYGMLGLGLTLMCMRALMADREWKEGLLKFSFWSMNIGLALMILLSLLPVGLLQTWASVNQSYWYARSPEFMGTPLMATLRWLRVPGDTLFAIGAIVFVLFIFGLKLGYSLKPREDSSGKSPAKVAVAA